Below is a genomic region from Ancylothrix sp. D3o.
CGCTACTCTTAATGGTGTTGATTCTTCACTGATTACCGCTTCTGATTTCACGCTGATGTAAGTTTTGTAGGTTGGGTTGAGCGAAAGCGAAACCCAACAAATCTCAAACCAACCTACATTTGTCTTGGGTTTCGCTCTCGCTCTACTGATTTCACCCTGATTTAAGCGTTTTGTAGGTTGGGTTGTAGGCTTCGCCAACTATCACGGTACGCGTAGCGACGCGCAAGCGTAGGCACGAAACCCAACAAATCTCAAACCAACCTACATTTGTGTTGGGTTTCGCTCTCGCTCTACCCAACCAACATAATCGGTTTTTATTAACATGAATTTATGCAAAATATTCGGATAAGTGAGGCAAAAGAGCTTTTTAAAGAAGGCCGTAATTTGAAAAAAGAATGCCGATTTGATGAGGCTATAATTTGTTTCCGTCAAGCTTTGGAAATCGAACCAAATTATCCAGCTTGTTTGAATAATTTAGGGAATTTGTTACAGAAAAAAAGCGATTTTGATGGGGCAATTAGTTGTTTTAAAAACGCTATAAATATTGACCCTAATTTAGCGGTGGCTTTCTGTAATCTTGCTAGTGCGCTTTTGCAAATTGAGGATGTGGCCGGTGCAAAAGCAAATTATGAACAGGCTTTGCGTTTGAAGCCTGATTTTTTTATCGCCCATCACAATTTAGGTAAGCTGTTTGTTAAGGAAGGCAATTTAGAAAATGCTGAAGTGTGCTTTAAAGAAGCACTGCGGCTGCAACCCAACTCAGCAGATGTCTATTTTGATTTGGGGAATTTACGACAACAGCAAAAACGCAGCCGCGAGGCTATTGAGTTTTACCGTTGCTGTGTTCGCCACCGGCCCGATCATGTTGAGGCTTATGCTAATTTAGGGGCGGCTTTACAAGCTCAAGGGGCTTTGGATTTAGCCAATTTTTGTTTACAGCGGGCCTTGACATTAGACCCCAATCATGCTGTAGCCAATTTTAATCTAGGTTTGCTGTTGGAAACGCAGCACAAGCGTGAGGAGGCTTTGGCGAAGTATGAAAAGACGTTATCTTTGAAACCAGAGTGGACGCAGGTTTACTACAATTTGATGCGGTTGTGGTTAAGTTTGGGAAATTGGAACGATTATGAGGGGCGTGTTCAAGAACTGATTAGGCGGACTGAAGAGCATTTGAAAACTGAAAATGCAGCCGGTTTGACTCCGTTGATTTTAAGTTATTTTCGGGTGCCTTTGTCTTTGCATCGGGAGGTGGCTTCTCGGTGGGCGGCACAGGCTGTACGTTCGATTAGGGGGAGGGACGGGTTTAGAGAAGATATTTGTGAGAAACAGAGTTCTTTGGTGAACCCGCCCCTACGGATTGGTTATATTTCACCCGATTTTCGTAATCACCCGATGGGGATTTTGATTTATGAAATGTTTCAATTCCATGATCGGACAAAGTTTCAGGTTTATGCGTATACTTTAGTATCGGTGAGAGATGATTATACAATAACGATTGAGTGCGGCTGTGATGTATTTCGGGATATTTCGGAGATGTCTACGGAAGCTGCGGCGGCGCAAATT
It encodes:
- a CDS encoding tetratricopeptide repeat protein: MQNIRISEAKELFKEGRNLKKECRFDEAIICFRQALEIEPNYPACLNNLGNLLQKKSDFDGAISCFKNAINIDPNLAVAFCNLASALLQIEDVAGAKANYEQALRLKPDFFIAHHNLGKLFVKEGNLENAEVCFKEALRLQPNSADVYFDLGNLRQQQKRSREAIEFYRCCVRHRPDHVEAYANLGAALQAQGALDLANFCLQRALTLDPNHAVANFNLGLLLETQHKREEALAKYEKTLSLKPEWTQVYYNLMRLWLSLGNWNDYEGRVQELIRRTEEHLKTENAAGLTPLILSYFRVPLSLHREVASRWAAQAVRSIRGRDGFREDICEKQSSLVNPPLRIGYISPDFRNHPMGILIYEMFQFHDRTKFQVYAYTLVSVRDDYTITIECGCDVFRDISEMSTEAAAAQIKADEIDILIDLGGYTTHTRPEILALQPAPIQCSYLGYPDTMGADFI